TTATACCATCTATATTCATGCTTTCGTCCGTTAAAATTTTATACGCGAGTATTATTTCTTTAAATGATTCTTCGTCTCCGCCTTTATCCGGATGATGCTTTTTCGCCATACTTAAAAATTGTTTTCTAATATCTCTTTTTGATACACTTTTTTTTAAACCGAGAATGGAAAGTGCCCTTTTTTTTAATCTCTCTCTTTTTTTGAGTTCGTCTTGAAATGAATAATCGTACATTATAATTCAACCATCGTTTCTTTAAATTTAGTCAAGCTTTCTACTCCACTATTTCCTACTACATATGTATTTTCTATTCCTACCGCTCCTTCTTCAAATACCACCTTGGGTTCAAATGCAAAAACCATTCCATTTTCTAATGGATAGTCCATCCCTCGAGCAATAAATGGATGTTCGTCTATTTCTAATCCCACTCCGTGTCCTATGAAAGGAACAGGATTGTTGTTAACACCCATGAAATTTTCTTCAAATCCATGTTTTTTTGCCCATTCCCGCCCGCGCTCATACAGATCAACCGCCTTTACCCCTGCTTTTGCCACATTTTCCATATCCTTCATTACAAAAATGCAGAAGTCTAAAGCTTCTTTCATTTTGGAAGAGAGTTTGCCTATAACGAATGTACGTGTTTCATCTCCATAATATCCATTGGGAGTGGTTACATAGTCTACAATGATAGGTTCGTTTTCCTCAATAGTTTTTTGTGAAGGTCCTTGTGGAAATACAGGATAGAGACCTTTGCCGGATATAGGCACTAACAGTGTAGAAGGAGAACCACCTGAACATCCGCTTACCACCTGTCCGATAGCCTCACCGCTAAATCCACGCATACGGTGGAAGGGTATATTTCCCTGTTTTCTAATTTTCATTTCTATCTCAGCTGCTATATCTATTTCTCTTTTGCCTGCTTTTATAATATTTTTTGCTATATTTATAACTTCGTCACAGAGTAAAGCACTTTCTCTTATCATCTTTAATTCATAACTGCTTTTTATTCTTCTCTGCCAGCGTATGTCATCACCTATATCTTTGAATTCGGAGTTTGGAAATAATTTTTGAATGTGTGAAAAAATCTTATGTGGTAAAACATCAAATTCTAAGCCTATGCAGGAAGAAGGCATTTTTTTACTTTGTATTATTTCTTTTATGTCATGAAAGCCTTTTATTTTTACTACTTCCCATGGAGATTCTTGTTTTACCCTTTCTTCTCCTCTCCTTGTAAAGTATAGAACATCTTCATTTTTTGATATGAGTAATGTCCCGTCGCATATACTACCAGCAAAGTAAAAAAGATCTACATTTTGTAAAACAAGAGCGAAGTCTATATCTTTTTCTGTTAGTTTTTGGGCTAATATTTTTACTCTCTTTTTTAATTCCATATTTTTATTATAGGAATATATATGTGTAATTCAATCTAAAATCATGGATAAAAACACCTTACCTTTCGCATGCCTACGACTTCTAAAGAAGGCAACTCTCTGCTGCATTTTTCTCTCCTTTTTTCACAAATGTTCTGGTAAGGACAACCCTTCGTTATATGAGGAATTCCTTTTACTTGTAAATGATCTTTTCTATAATGCATATTTTCTTTAGGAATGGCGTTTAAAAGATATGCGGTGTAGGGATGCAAGGGATCATCCATTACCTCTTTTGCGTTCCCTTCTTCTACGATCATGCCTCTATGCATTACGATTACCCTGCCTTGCATGAGTTTTACTACATTGAAATCATGGGTGATGAGAGTCAACGCTACACTTTGTTTATTTATCTTTTTTAGAAGCCTTAAGATCTGGGCTGAAATGGTTACATCCAGTGAAGAGGTAGGCTCATCTGCAATGATAAGTTTGCTCTCCATGGCTATTGCCATGGCAATAAGTATTCTTTGTTTCATTCCTCCGCTCAGATTATGGGGATAGGTTTTTAGAATCCTCTTTGTATCCTCCAACCCTACAGCTATTAAGGATTTTTCTATTTTTCTTTTTGCCTCATCCTTAGAAAATTTTCTTAAAGCTGGAATTTCTCTCATCTGCTTGTATATAGTAAATACAGGGTTTAAGGATTCTCCTACATTTTGCGGCACAAGAGCAACTTGTTTTTGCACATTTATATTTCCTCTTACTTCCAAACCATATACTTTGTGTAAACCTACCATAATATGTGCTAATGTGGATTTTCCTGCTCCGCTTTCTCCTATGATGTTTAATATTTCTTTTTCTTTTATAGTGAGATC
The sequence above is drawn from the Deltaproteobacteria bacterium genome and encodes:
- a CDS encoding DnaJ domain-containing protein, giving the protein MYDYSFQDELKKRERLKKRALSILGLKKSVSKRDIRKQFLSMAKKHHPDKGGDEESFKEIILAYKILTDESMNIDGIKFNINRKEKEEDEQKDEKYKTENEWGYTAWWMEKFL
- a CDS encoding aminopeptidase P family protein, giving the protein MELKKRVKILAQKLTEKDIDFALVLQNVDLFYFAGSICDGTLLISKNEDVLYFTRRGEERVKQESPWEVVKIKGFHDIKEIIQSKKMPSSCIGLEFDVLPHKIFSHIQKLFPNSEFKDIGDDIRWQRRIKSSYELKMIRESALLCDEVINIAKNIIKAGKREIDIAAEIEMKIRKQGNIPFHRMRGFSGEAIGQVVSGCSGGSPSTLLVPISGKGLYPVFPQGPSQKTIEENEPIIVDYVTTPNGYYGDETRTFVIGKLSSKMKEALDFCIFVMKDMENVAKAGVKAVDLYERGREWAKKHGFEENFMGVNNNPVPFIGHGVGLEIDEHPFIARGMDYPLENGMVFAFEPKVVFEEGAVGIENTYVVGNSGVESLTKFKETMVEL
- a CDS encoding ABC transporter ATP-binding protein, with amino-acid sequence MEIIHTEGLCAYYGEKAVLHHIDLTIKEKEILNIIGESGAGKSTLAHIMVGLHKVYGLEVRGNINVQKQVALVPQNVGESLNPVFTIYKQMREIPALRKFSKDEAKRKIEKSLIAVGLEDTKRILKTYPHNLSGGMKQRILIAMAIAMESKLIIADEPTSSLDVTISAQILRLLKKINKQSVALTLITHDFNVVKLMQGRVIVMHRGMIVEEGNAKEVMDDPLHPYTAYLLNAIPKENMHYRKDHLQVKGIPHITKGCPYQNICEKRREKCSRELPSLEVVGMRKVRCFYP